One window of the Sphaerochaeta associata genome contains the following:
- a CDS encoding Na+/H+ antiporter NhaC family protein codes for MTSFGIWGLIPPVLTITLAFITKDVMVSLFLGIFSGAIIVAGGNPLMAIINLTDMIAGSLNDGWNIRIFLFCALLGGLVGMLSKTGSAHAFGRWAADKLHTEKTSLLMTWFCGLLIFIDDYFNSLAVGTVMRPITDKNKVSRAQLAYILDSTAAPVCILVPISSWVITVMSIVKGSEGFESLGVSEFSFFMRSIPYNLYALLTVLMVLVIVLTGRNFGPMARSIAYAKETGKLYNETYGPAPGEVDIDGNANAAKAKPLDMLFPILVLIITAVVFFPVTTYLGSIDGETITSLGAAAASMSLGDAFNNTDASMALFYAVIFTLVISYIYYTVRKLFTIKSASEAIGDGIKSMVPALIILTMAWTIGTVIKSSPEDGGLGLAAFLSDVVVGGGFPIALVPVIAFALSALISFSTGTSWGTFAIMIPIVMPIAVGLAQAKGLGDGALLNAAMISVSAVLGGSVFGDHASPISDTTILSSTGAGCPHLEHVATQMPYAVTAAICTLIGFIFGGITLNVFVAWLATLICFAAAMVFLPRVYNK; via the coding sequence ATGACAAGTTTTGGAATTTGGGGACTTATTCCTCCCGTTCTCACCATTACGCTTGCTTTCATTACCAAGGATGTAATGGTATCCCTGTTTCTGGGTATTTTCTCCGGGGCGATCATTGTAGCCGGCGGCAATCCCTTGATGGCAATCATCAATCTGACCGATATGATTGCAGGTTCCCTCAACGATGGCTGGAACATCCGCATCTTCCTCTTCTGTGCATTGCTCGGCGGCTTGGTCGGTATGCTCAGCAAGACCGGCTCAGCCCATGCCTTCGGCCGTTGGGCTGCAGACAAGCTTCACACAGAAAAGACCAGCCTCTTGATGACTTGGTTCTGCGGACTCTTGATTTTCATCGACGACTACTTCAACAGCCTTGCTGTGGGAACGGTCATGAGACCCATCACCGACAAGAACAAGGTGAGCCGTGCCCAGCTGGCTTATATCCTCGACTCAACGGCAGCTCCGGTATGCATCCTGGTACCCATCTCCAGCTGGGTGATCACTGTCATGTCGATCGTTAAGGGCTCTGAAGGCTTCGAGTCTCTCGGAGTAAGCGAATTTTCCTTCTTCATGCGCTCGATCCCCTACAATCTCTATGCTCTGCTCACGGTTCTGATGGTGCTGGTCATTGTATTGACAGGAAGGAACTTCGGTCCGATGGCCCGCAGCATCGCTTATGCGAAGGAAACAGGCAAGCTCTACAACGAAACCTACGGTCCTGCTCCTGGTGAAGTCGACATTGATGGCAATGCAAATGCAGCGAAGGCAAAGCCTTTGGACATGCTTTTCCCCATTCTTGTCCTCATTATAACTGCAGTAGTATTTTTCCCTGTCACCACCTATCTTGGATCCATCGATGGAGAGACCATTACTTCGTTGGGAGCAGCTGCTGCTTCCATGTCCCTCGGTGATGCCTTCAACAACACCGACGCCTCCATGGCTCTCTTTTATGCAGTAATTTTCACCTTGGTGATTTCGTACATCTACTATACCGTACGAAAGCTTTTCACCATCAAGTCCGCAAGTGAAGCCATCGGCGATGGCATCAAGTCGATGGTTCCCGCCTTGATCATCCTGACCATGGCATGGACCATCGGGACTGTCATCAAGAGCAGCCCGGAAGACGGCGGCCTCGGCCTTGCAGCCTTCCTCAGCGATGTGGTTGTCGGTGGTGGGTTCCCGATTGCTTTGGTACCTGTCATTGCCTTCGCGCTCTCTGCCTTGATCTCCTTCTCCACCGGAACCTCCTGGGGTACGTTCGCCATCATGATCCCGATCGTAATGCCCATCGCCGTCGGTCTTGCCCAGGCCAAGGGCCTTGGTGACGGAGCCCTGCTCAATGCAGCAATGATCAGCGTCAGTGCCGTACTCGGCGGTTCGGTATTCGGTGACCATGCTTCCCCGATTTCCGACACCACCATTCTCTCCTCGACCGGCGCTGGATGCCCCCACCTTGAACACGTTGCAACACAGATGCCGTATGCAGTAACGGCGGCAATTTGTACCTTGATCGGTTTCATCTTCGGCGGTATCACCCTCAATGTCTTTGTTGCCTGGTTGGC